One stretch of Streptomyces sp. R21 DNA includes these proteins:
- a CDS encoding NAD(P)/FAD-dependent oxidoreductase, whose amino-acid sequence MAIPNIVIVGGGFAGVETARGLERALSPGQARVTLVSPTGYQLYLPLLPHVASGVVTPQSVAPSLRRILRRTELLPGGVVGVDPQAKVCVVRKITGGFVDLPYDYLVLTPGSVTRTFDIPGLQDEARGMKTLAQAVYLRDHVIAQLDLAAATSDEEERTARLQFVVVGGGYAGAETVACLQRLTTAAAKRYHPRIDPSLIKWHLVDVAPKLLPELGDKLGATALRMLTKRGVEISLGTSVASVTEDKVTLTDGRVLPSRTLVWTAGVAASPLVDSMGAETVRGRIVAEPDFTVPGLDGVFALGDAAAVPDLVKGDGSYCAPTAQHAARQGRHAAKNLAALLRGQPMAPYKHKDLGLVVDLGGYDAVSKPLGIGLKGFPAQVVARGYHLYALRTGAARFRTGANWLLNSVAGDDFVRTGFLSNRAGTLRDFEYTDVYLTPKEVAARTRPDSGEG is encoded by the coding sequence ATGGCAATACCGAACATCGTGATCGTGGGCGGCGGATTCGCCGGTGTCGAGACCGCGCGGGGTCTGGAGCGGGCCCTTTCGCCCGGTCAGGCCCGGGTCACCCTGGTCAGTCCGACGGGGTATCAGCTCTATCTGCCGTTGCTGCCGCATGTCGCCTCCGGTGTCGTCACCCCGCAGTCCGTGGCGCCCTCGCTGCGCCGGATCCTGCGCCGCACCGAGCTGCTGCCGGGCGGTGTGGTGGGCGTGGACCCGCAGGCCAAGGTCTGTGTCGTACGCAAGATCACCGGCGGCTTCGTCGACCTGCCGTACGACTATCTGGTGCTCACCCCCGGCAGTGTGACCCGCACCTTCGACATCCCCGGTCTGCAGGACGAGGCCCGGGGCATGAAGACGCTGGCGCAGGCCGTGTATCTGCGCGACCACGTGATCGCCCAGCTCGACCTGGCCGCGGCCACCTCGGACGAGGAGGAACGGACGGCGCGGCTGCAGTTCGTGGTGGTCGGCGGCGGCTATGCGGGCGCCGAGACCGTGGCCTGCCTGCAGCGCCTCACCACCGCGGCGGCCAAGCGCTACCACCCGCGCATCGATCCCTCCCTCATCAAGTGGCACCTGGTCGACGTCGCCCCCAAGCTGCTGCCGGAGCTCGGCGACAAACTGGGCGCCACCGCGCTGCGCATGCTCACCAAGCGCGGTGTGGAGATCTCCCTCGGCACATCCGTCGCCTCCGTCACGGAGGACAAGGTCACCCTCACCGACGGCCGGGTGCTGCCCTCGCGGACGCTGGTGTGGACGGCCGGGGTCGCGGCGAGCCCGCTCGTCGACTCCATGGGCGCCGAGACCGTACGCGGCCGGATCGTCGCCGAGCCCGACTTCACGGTGCCAGGACTGGACGGTGTGTTCGCGCTGGGTGACGCGGCCGCCGTGCCCGACCTGGTCAAGGGCGACGGTTCCTACTGCGCGCCGACCGCCCAGCACGCCGCCCGGCAGGGGCGGCACGCTGCGAAGAACCTGGCGGCGCTGCTGCGCGGGCAGCCCATGGCGCCGTACAAGCACAAGGACCTCGGGCTGGTCGTCGACCTCGGCGGTTACGACGCGGTGTCCAAGCCGCTCGGCATCGGCCTCAAGGGTTTCCCCGCGCAGGTCGTGGCCCGCGGGTACCACCTGTACGCGCTGCGCACCGGGGCTGCGCGGTTCCGCACCGGTGCGAACTGGCTCCTCAACTCGGTCGCGGGCGACGACTTCGTGCGCACGGGCTTCCTCTCCAACAGGGCGGGAACCCTGCGGGACTTCGAGTACACCGACGTGTATCTGACGCCGAAGGAGGTCGCGGCCCGGACCCGCCCCGACAGCGGGGAGGGCTGA
- a CDS encoding HAD family acid phosphatase, with the protein MTGRGVGRRIGAVSAVVALGIGGTVTAAGTAAAAPVQIAASASATSTDVDYATWQRDVQAVIDQATPYVQQRTANAAGQKLALVFDIDNTTLETDFHPWYQLPTPALKPSLALAKYAASRGVAVFFVTARPGIIYSETKWNLKTVGYPVSGLYVRDLPDLFDEVSAYKTGKRAEIESLGYTIIANVGNNETDLVGGHAERTYKLPDYDGQLS; encoded by the coding sequence ATGACAGGACGTGGTGTGGGCCGCCGTATAGGCGCGGTTTCGGCGGTCGTGGCGTTGGGGATCGGAGGAACGGTCACCGCGGCGGGTACCGCGGCGGCGGCTCCGGTCCAGATCGCGGCGAGCGCGTCGGCGACGAGCACCGACGTCGACTACGCCACCTGGCAGCGTGACGTCCAGGCCGTCATCGACCAGGCGACGCCCTACGTCCAGCAGCGCACCGCGAACGCCGCGGGGCAGAAGCTGGCCCTCGTCTTCGACATCGACAACACCACGCTGGAGACCGACTTCCACCCCTGGTACCAGCTCCCCACTCCGGCCCTCAAGCCGTCCCTCGCGCTCGCCAAGTACGCGGCCTCCCGGGGCGTCGCCGTCTTCTTCGTCACCGCCCGGCCGGGCATCATCTACTCCGAGACGAAGTGGAACCTGAAGACCGTCGGCTACCCGGTCTCCGGCCTCTACGTCCGCGACCTGCCCGATCTGTTCGACGAGGTCAGCGCCTACAAGACCGGCAAGCGGGCGGAGATCGAGTCCCTCGGCTACACGATCATCGCCAACGTCGGCAACAACGAGACCGACCTCGTCGGCGGCCACGCCGAGCGCACGTACAAGCTGCCCGACTACGACGGCCAGTTGTCCTGA